Within Clostridiales bacterium, the genomic segment CCATATATTCTGGCAACTTCCTCTGCCAAATCTGCTATACCTTCAATGTCACTTCTAAAGCTTGGCACTGTCACCCTCATAGCCTCTCTATCCACAGCAAACTCCAATTTTTCTAATATATAAAACATTTGTTCATCTGGAATATTAGTTCCCAAAAGTCTATTTATTCTATCACAATCTATATTCATAGACTTTGTCACCACTGGTACATCGTTCGAATCTAAAACTCCCGATAAAATTTCTCCTCCCGCAACATCGGCAATTAACATTGTTGCTCTATCCATTGCCAACAAAACATTATCTATGTTTAGACCTTTTTCAAATAGCGCCGAGGAGTCACTTCTAAGCCCTAATTTTTTAGACGCTAATCTTATCTTTGCTCCATCAAAATTAGCACACTCAAGAACAATATCTTTCGTATCAGAAGAAATCCCTGAATACTCTCCTCCCATTATCCCAGCTATTGCAAGTGCTTTTTCATTATCAGCTATAACCAAAGTATCTGCATCCAATGTCCTTTCCACTTCATCTAATGTCACTATCTTCTCACCAGGATCTGCATCTCTCACAATTATTTTATTAGAATCAATCTTAGCCAAATCAAAAGCATGCATTGGTTGCCCTAATTCCAACATAACAAAGTTAGTCACGTCCACAATATTATTGATTGGCCTAATGCCCGCACCTTTTAATCTATCTTTTATCCATTTTGGTGACTCAGACACCGTAACATTCTTTATCACCCTTAATGCATACCTCTTGCAATACTCTGTGTTTAATACATCCACGCTCATAACATCGCTTGCTTTTTCTGAAACTTCTGTAAAATTTATCATAGGTTTCTCTAGCACTTTATCAAATGCAACTGCTGCCTCTCTTGCTAAACCCAATACACTAAAACAATCCACTCTATTCGATGTAATTTCAAACTCTATCACTGTTTCATCTAGCCCTAAAATTTTTTTCACATCAATACCAAGCGGTAAGTTCTGGTTTAATATAAATATACCATCCTCGCATGCATCTTTATAGTCTTCTTTAGACAAACCTAACTCGCCTATTGAACACATCATACCAAGCGACTCAACGCCTCTTAATTTACCTTTATTTATTCTTACTCCTCCAGGCAATGTCGCTCCAACTTTAGCTATAGGCACAACATCTCCCACGCTTATATTAGTTGCACCAGTAACAATTTGTAAAACTTCATCACCAACATCCACCTTTGATACCTGGAGCCTATCTGCATCTGGATGTTTATCCAACTTTAGGATCTTTCCTGTAACTACTTTTTGTATATCTTCTCCCAAACTCTCTATTCGTTCTACTTTAGAGCCTGTTACCGTCATCCTGTCTACAAACTCTTTTACGCTTATATCCTTTATATCAACATAATCGTTTATCCAACTAAGTGTAGCCTTCATCTCTCCTAAATCACCCTTTCGTCTAAAATTGCTCTAAGAACCTTACATCATTCTCGTAAAATAATCTTATATCATCTATATTGTATCTACCCATTGTCGTTCTTTCTACTCCAAGTCCAAACGCAAATCCACTATACTCATTTGGATCAATTCCACATATCTTAAGCACGTTTGGATGAACCATTCCTGCACCTAATATTTCAATAAAGCCTTCATCTTTACACGTTCTACATCCTTCACCTTTGCAATTCCAACACGATACATCAAACTCTGCACTAGGCTCGGTAAAAGGGAAATAATGAGGTCTTAGCCTTATCTTAGTGTCCTCTCCAAATAATTTCTTCGCAAACACTTCTATTGTTCCTATTAAATCTCCCATTGTAACATTCTTATCAACTACCAATCCTTCAATCTGATGGAATATAGGCGAATGTGTCGCATCAACTTCATCTGATCTATACACCTTACCTGGTGATATTATCTTTATTGGCGGTTTTCTATTTTCCATAATTCTAATTTGTACTGGTGATGTCGCTGTTCTTAACACAAAATCATCATTTATATAAAAAGTATCTTGAGTATCCCTTGCTGGATGATCCTTAGGAATATTCAACGCATCAAAATTATAGTAGTTAGTTTCTATCTCAGGTCCATCCGCAATTTCATAACCCATCTCTATGAATATATTTTTTATCTCATCTATAGTCTTAGTCAACGGATGCTTATTACCTCTCTTATTTCTTTTAGCTGGCATTGTAACATCTATTTTTTCCTTTGATAGCTTCTCCTTTAACTCTTTCTCGTTTAAAATCTCGCTCTTCTTCTCTATTATATTTTCTATGTACTCTCTTACTTGATTTGCTATTCCACCTACAATAGGACGTTCCTCTTTCGTCAATTTCCCCATGCCTCTTAGTATTAATGTAAGATTCCCTTTCTTACCCAAATACTTTATTCTAAAATCCTCTAGCGCTGACAAACTATCTATAACTGCTATTTCTTCTTCTGCATTTTTTTGTAACTCTCTTAACTGTGCCTCCATCTATTTATTAAAACCTCCCTTAGTAATTACTTTGCTACATTCGCATCATACGAACTTAGTATAGTAGAAAATTTGTCTCTTGTCAACAATATAGGTATTTTCAAATACAAAAAACAAAAAAAAGGATTTTTATGTATCTATGGAGAATATCTAAGGTAGAGAATATTTTAAAAAGGAGTGATTCGTATGGCAAAACCACCAATTCCACCTAAACCTAATTTAAATAAAACAAATAAAATTGTTCCACCAGCTCCTCCAGCACCTCCTGTTATGAAAATGAATTCTAATAAAATTCACATAACTAAAGGTAGAGGTCGTTCGGTAAGTGCTCCACAAAAAAATTCTTCTGTGATGGATGAATTAAGTAAAAAACTACAAAAACGTGGAAAAGCAGCTTATGTGCTTGAGGGAACAGGAAAAGTAGCAGAACCAAAACCTGAAGTTCCTAAACCTAAGATACAGCAAGCGGTAAAACCAATTGTAATGACTACACCAGGCACACCACCGCCACCTCCTCCAGCACCTCCTGTTATGAAAATGAATTCTAACAAAATATCAATACCTACTATCAAGAAAAGCAAATCTCTTGAATTAAATAATCAAAAGCAATCAAAAGCAGCTTTTGTTGGTGAATTAAAAAATAAACTTGCAAACCGTAAATTAAGTGGCTCTGTTGTTGATATAGAAAAAATGATAAAATCGAATAAAGAAGCAGCTAATAATGTTGATTTTTCAAGCGTTCTTAAACGTTCCTCTAAAAGCCAACGCTCAATAAATAACGCTACTAAAGACAACAGTAGCGAATTAGAAAGAGCTTTTTCTAAAATGAAACAAAAACGTCGTGATTCTGGAATTGATCTTACAAAATAATCCTTACATAATCAATAAAATTGTAATATGTAAAGAGTCAAGACTCACTTTTAAAGTCCTGACTCTTTATTACATTTAGTGACGTCCTCCATTCATTGCCTGCTGAACCACTGGATTATTCCCGTTATTAGACCCGGAAGATGGTAGCTTTCCAGTTGTAACAAAACCTGCTATTGCACTATAAACACCCTTAGCAGCACTTGTTTTCCAGTACACTGATTGTATAGTTCCAAATGGATCTACTTGGCTACCTGAAATTCCTCCGCTTAGTCCAATATCCCTTATGAACTCTTCCACTTTATCTAATACTTTCACTAGCGCTATTGATAAAACCATCATTTTTAAGTAGGCAGGAAAACTACTCATACCATAACCTGTATGCCAAAATCTACTTAACGCTATAAACATTGTTATTTGTGAAAACTGTACCATCAAGTTCCCTGTAAATCCCTTAACCCAACCTTGCAAAAAATGTCTTGTAGCTTTTGTTATACCAGTAGATAAGGCCAAAGGAAACGTTATCATATAGAATATAACTAAAACATATCTCTCAGCTAATTTAAAACAAATTAACACTAACTTATATCCCAAATAGATTCCTAAAAATAATCCTATAACTTGTTCAAGACCAATAGGAGAAATCCAACTAGCCTCCCCTATTCTTCTTAGTCCTTGCCCTATGCAGTCTCCAAAGCTACTTCCTCCATCGTACAGTGACCACACTATTTTTATCATATTATTATATATACTTTCTAAAATAAATACTACTATTTCCCTCGCCCTCATTATCAAGGCGCCAAATACCAGCACTCTTATACCTACCTTCAATGGCTCCTCTGCCTCAAATCCTATATAAGCGAAAAAACTTTTAAACAATTGCCACATAGCAATCAACGCTAAAAATGCCATTCCCATTGTTCTAAATACGTGATAAAACTCTGTAACAAATCCCAACTCAGGATGAACCACCGGATCAAACATATCTGCTGATATAGTAAATGCTCCAAGCATATTCTTTATTAAACACAGCCATAAATCCATTATCCAATTACCCAAAGCACTAACTATGGCAAAAGCATAAAGTCCTAGTATTTTAACTACAAAAGCTACTTTTTCTACAGAGTAAACTAAAACATTCTTTATTACTGCCTCAAATGCAGCTCTTATACCGTCTACTATTCCAAAATCCATGATATTCTCCACCTACCAATCTATATAAACCAATACTGTTTCTCTTTGTTCCTCAAAACTCCTATCCTAATTATATATCACTTTCTTCATAATGTAAATACTTTTTGCAAAAATTCGAAACAAAAAGTTACTTTTCGTTTATAATCCCGCTTCTATAAGCATATAACAGTTTTTTTAAATCTTCTATTTTTTTAGATAATTTTTTACCTAAATCAACATCTCTATTAAGTATCCTAGTTGTTATATCTTCTTTCACCACCATAGTAGAGTGAATATCTTTTTCTTCTCTTACTGCAATTTCAGTTGACTCAAATGGCTCATGTGCGGCCAATATAAAACCATATGAATTATATATTAACGTATAGCCTGCTATACCCGTCGTCTTCTGGTATGGCTTTGCAAATCCACCGTCTATAACAAACACTCTTCCATTAGCTCTAACTGGATTATGTCCTTTTTTTACTGGGACATGGCCATTTACTATCTTTGCATTTTCATCTTCCAAGCCGAACTCCTTTAGTATCCCCTTTACCACATTCTCATCATCAATTAATGTATAATAAGGATTTTTTTCTTCCTTCCATGTCTCTTCATCATTTATAAAACATCTCTCAAATGTTGTTATCTTTTTCTTGCCAAACAATGGTGAATTATAACCACACCACAAATACCAGTAAAAATCTATCCCTCGCTCAGTATCTTTATGCCCTTCTTCACCAAAATATCCCTGCCTTGCTATTTTTTCAGCATAATCAAACCATTCTCTCCCTCTCGCAGAACCCAAACTTGTCTTAACAAGTGTAAATTCTCCATTTGGCTCCATTGGAACACATCCGTGAAACAATAGATTATTATTCGCGCACTTATATATTCCACCTTTGTTGAACAAAAATTGTACATGATGCTGAAGTTTCTCACTTCTTTTAAACGCCTTCTTTAATTTTTCTATTACTACTTCTTCCTCTGCTGTTAGTTTATAAGGATTCTTTGGATCTATTGTAGGAAAATTTGAATCATTTAACTGATACTCCTTACCATCTATATCAACAGTACCTTTTTCGTAATTTATTTTATGTAAAAGCCTTAAGCTATCCATCTCATAATGCTTATGCTTCTTTATTAACTGACCTTCAAGCTTAAATTGAATTATTGTTATCGCTTTATTAATTTTCGCTAATGCCTTTACATCTGTTGGATACAATGCATCTTTATCAATACTTTTAGGCTTAAAGTTAATACATGGGTCATCCTTATACACCGACAATGCAAACGTCACAAGCTGCCTTATGCTTATGCCGTACCCTATCTCTAATGTATTTAGATTATTATATCTTGTGCAAATTCGCACTATGTTTGCTATACATGCACAATTACCAGCTGCACCACCCATCCAGAGTATATCATGGTTACCCCACTGTATATCTAGGTTGCGTTTTTTCATTAACGCTTCCATAACTATATCACCACCAATACCCCTATCGAATATATCTCCTATTATATGCAAATGATACACTGATATATTAGATATTAACTCCGACAAACTCACAATAAATTTATCTGCCTCTCCTGCTTCTATAATCCCAGTAATAATACTTTGCATATAAAGTTCTCTTTCCTTCTCTCCTCTTCCTCCGTATATCAACTCTTCTATTATATAACTATAATCCGATACCCCCATCTGCCTTTGTACAAAATCTCTAGTGTACTTTAGTGTAACTCTACGAAGTAGCGTTATTAGCCTATTTAACGTAAGCTTATAAAATTCATTCATGTCTGGCTCTTTCTCTTTTATTACCCTAAGCTTTTCCTCTGGATAATATATAAGAGTCGCAAGTGTCTTCATTTCTTTATTACTTAACCTATCTTTAAATAGCTCATTTATCTTTATTTTTATCTCTCCCGATGCATTCTTTAGTATATGCAAGAAAGATTCATACTCACCATGTATATCACTTATAAAGTACTCTGTGCCTTTAGGCAAATTCTGTATAGCCATAAGATTGATAAGTTCACTACTCGCCTTCTCTATTGTCTGATATTGTTTTGACAGAAGCTCCAAATATTTTATATCATTATCGGTTAATTTCATATTAAAAACCTCCATTATATGTTAGATAAAAATTTTTGTATAAATGTCATTCGATGTATAGGACTTGCACCAAATTTCTTTATTGCATCTATGTGCTCTTTTGTTCCATATCCTTTGTGCTTTGCAAAACCGTATTGAGGATATTTCCCATCCATTTCGATCATCAATCTATCCCTTGTTACTTTTGCTATAATAGACGCTGCTGCAATAGATACACTTTTTTCATCACCTTTTACTATCGCTGCATGTCTTAAACTTATATTATCTAATGTTACTGCGTCTATTAGCGCATATTGAGGCTTTACTTTTAAATTATCTAATGCCTTTTTCATTGCAAGCTTGGTAGCCATTAATATATTAATATCATCAATACACTTGTGGTCAACTATTCCTACTCCAACCGCAACTGCTCTAGACATTATCTTATCAAACAACTCTTCTCTTTTTTTCTCCGACAATTTCTTTGAATCATTTATTCCTTCTATAAATTCTCCTCGATTTAGTATAACGGCCCCTGCAACAACTGGGCCAGCTAATGGGCCTCGTCCTGCTTCATCAACTCCTGCAATCATCAGGATCTTTTCTTCATCAAAAAGCTTATTTTCAAACTGGCACATAGTATTGTACCTTAATACTTCTTTCTCGTACGCTGCTTTTTTCCTAAGATACTTATTTATCAACGCATCATTATTAAGTCCACTTTTCTTTATGTACTCTATTGCATCATCTATACTAAGAGTCTTTGCATATTCTTCTACGCTTTTTTTAGTCACTCTCATATTTAATCCCCCATCATGTCAAACTTTGGTGCCTCCAATGATATTTTCCCTATTTTCCCTCCTCTTAGCTCGTCCAATATTATAGATGCTATTCTTGTATAATCCACAACACCACCAGACATTATTGCACCTCTCTTTTTTGCAATAATCTCTAATAATTCATATCCTTTTGAATTTTCTACATCATCTAGTTTATATCTAGCTTTTAGCAAATCAGGATACGTAACCAACAACCTCTCTAGTAAAATAGCTGCCACATCTACTGTATCATACACCTCATCTTTTATTGCTCCAGTAAATGCTAGCTTTAGCCCTACTTCCTTATCCTCGAACTTAGGCCACAATATACCAGGTGTATCCAACAACTCTATCTTTTCGTTTAACCTAATCCACTGTTTTGCACGAGTAACACCTGGTCTATCTCCAGTTTTTGCTACCTTCTTCCCTGCTATTTTGTTTATAAATGCAGACTTCCCTACATTTGGAACACCCACAACCATACTTCTAACAGGTTTTGCTATTATTCCCTTAGCTCTATCTCTTGCAACCTTTTCTTTCATCATATCATCAATAACTTTATTTAACTCGCGTATACCTGTTCCCTTTAATGCATCAACAAATATAACTTTTTGACCTTTTTCCCGAAAATAGCTTCTCCATTTTTTTGATACAGTCATATCAGCCAAGTCAGATTTGTTTAACACAATCACCTTAGGCTTATTTTTAATCAATCCATCTATATCCGGATTCTTGCTACTTTGAGGTATCCTGGCATCTAATATCTCTATTACCACATCAACTAAGCGAATACTCTCAGACAAAATTCTCTTAGTCTTTGCCATGTGACCAGGAAACCAATTTATACTATTGCGGTTAATCCCACTTAATTTTTCTTTTTCTTCATTAATCATTGCATCACTTCCTTAATTCCTCCAATCGTCTTGTAGATATTATACACTTTGAACTTAAATTATTCAATGCCAAAATATTCCAAGAGTGTTTACGTCCTAAGTTTACGCAAACACTCTCCACTCGTATATTTATTTATCTACACGCAATATTATCTCATCATCTTTTACATCTATTATTACATTATCTTTTTCTTTTATCTTTTGATCTAGCATTTCTTCCGCTAGTTTATCCTCCACTAGCGTTTGTATCACTCGACGCAATGGTCTTGCACCATAGCGTGGCTCATATCCCTTCTTCGCTAAAAGAGCCTTTGCTTCATCTGTTATCTTTATATTTATACCTGTTTGCGCCATTCTCTTAGCCAACACATCTATCATTAATGTAACTATTTCCTTTATATGCTCCTCCTCTAATGGATGGAATACAATTATTTCATCTAATCTGTTTAAAAATTCTGGCTTAAATGTATTTTTAAGCTCTCCTAGTACATTATCTTTCATCTGCTTATAGTTTTTAGCTTTTGCATCGCCCTCAGTGGAAAAACCTAATTTCTTTGGCTCCACTATATTTCTTGCTCCAACATTGGATGTCATTATTATAATTGTGTTTCTACAATCTACCGTCCTTCCCTGTGAATCAGTTAATCTTCCATCCTCCAATATCTGAAGCAATATATTAAACAAATCTGGATGTGCCTTTTCTACTTCATCAAACAACACAATAGAGTACGGCTTTCTTCTAATTTTCTCTGTCAATTGTCCGCCATCCTCAAATCCTACATATCCTGGAGGTGATCCAACCAATTTAGATACACTATGCTTTTCCATATATTCAGACATATCTACACGGATTATACTATTTTCATCGCCAAACATCGCTTCTGCTAACGCTTTGCAAAGTTCTGTCTTACCCACACCGGTCGGTCCTAGGAATATAAATGATCCTACTGGTCTCTTTGGATCCTTAAGCCCCACTCTTCCTCTTCTTATCGCTTTTGCTATTGCCTTTACTGCCTCTTCTTGTCCTATCACTCTTTTATGCAATACCTGCTCAAGATTTTTTAGTCTCTCGCTCTCTTCTTCTTCCAGCTTGTTCACAGGTATCCCTGTCCACGAAGATACAACCTCAGCAATTTCATTTTCTGTTACCTCATCTGTATTATTGTGGCTATTCTCCTTCCACTCGTCTTTCATCTTTCCTAATTTTTCATTTAGTTCTTTTAATTTATCCCTTATCTTTGCCGCCTGTTCAAATTCTTGCGACAATACAGCGTCATCTCTTTCCTTATTTAGCGTCTCTATTTGCTCTTCTATCTTCTTTAACTCTGGTGGTGCTGTAAATGCAACCATCCTTACCTTAGATGCTGCCTCATCCACCAAATCTATAGCTTTATCTGGCAAGAACCTCTCTGTTATATATCTATCAGACATTTTTACTGCTGCCTCTATCGCTTTATCTGTTATCTTCACTTTATGATGCGCTTCATACTTATCACGCAACTCTTTTAATATTACTATGGACTCCTCTTGTGTTGGCTCACCTACAATTATAGGTTGAAATCGTCTCTCTAACGCCGAATCCTTCTCTATTTGCTTCCTGTATTCATTTATTGTGGTCGCACCAATTATTTGTATTTCTCCTCTTGCCAAAGATGGCTTTAGTATGTTCGATGCATCTATTGCGCCTTCTGCTGCACCTGCACCAACGATAGTGTGAATTTCGTCTATAAATAATATCACATTACCAACATTCTTTATCTCAGCAATTGCTTTCTTTAACCTATCCTCGAACTCACCCCTATATTTTGCTCCTGCTACCATAGACGATAGGTCTAGTGTTACCACTCTTTTGTCTTTTAGTGTCTCTGGAATATTTCCACTAATTATCTGCTGCGCCAATCCTTCAGCTATAGCAGTTTTACCCACACCTGGCTCTCCTATAAGACATGGATTATTTTTAGTCCTTCTACTTAATATTTGCACCACTCGCTCTATTTCTTTTTCTCTTCCAACTACAGGGTCGAACTTGCCTTCACTAGCCATCTCAGTTAAATCTCTTCCAAATTGATTTAATGTTGGCGTTTGTGAACTATCTGCACCCTTTCTACCACTTGATGCTCCCATACTTTCACCATTTAACACTCTCATTATCTCTGTAAATAGTTTCTGTGGATCAATATTTAGCGTAACCAATATTCTTAACGCAAAATTCTCCCCCTCTTGCAATATCCCAAGTAACAAATGCTCTGTACCTATCGCGTTTTTTCCCATTTTCCTTGCTTCTTTAAAACTTAACTCAAGTATATTTTTTGTCCTTGGTGTAAAACCTAGCGGCTGATTTAATACATTATCACCCTGTCCTATTATTTCCTCTATCCTCTCTAACACAGCTTCTTCTGTTACGCCCTGATTTTTTAACACCATAGCTGCAACTCCTGTGCCTTCTTTTATTAATCCCAACAACAAATGCTCTGTACCAACGTATGGATGTCCAAATATTATAGCACTCTCTTGCGCATATGCCAACGCTCTTTCCGCTTTTTCTGTATATCTTCCAAACATTTAAATCACTCCTTTACTCCTATTTATTTATCTTCTGTCGTATATAATTTGCTCTCATCTCGTCTCTTTTATTATACTCGAGCTCCTTGCCTAATACTTTTTGCAAATTCGCCGGCTTTATATTAAGTGCAATCTCATTTAAAAGTCTTTTATCAATATTATTTATAAGACCCAAATCTATACCAAGCCTTATATCCGACACAATCTTTAATCCTTCTTCAGTAGATATCTTCCTTGCATTAGTAAATATTCCGTATGCTCTATATATTCTGTCCTCCAACTCAACAGACTTACTCGCATATAGCTCCTTTCGCAAATTTCTTTCGTACGAAATCACCTGCTTTGCAACACTTATTGTGTTCCCAACTATCTCATCCACTGTGACTCCAAGCGTTACCTGATTCGATATTTGAAATATATTACCAATATTTGATGTGTTCTCTCCATATATTCCCCTTACCGTAAAATCCACTTTCGAACATCCGGCTATTATCTTATCTATGTATTCTGTCATCACTAACGCAGGCAAGTGCATCATCACAGACACCCGAATCCCTG encodes:
- a CDS encoding phenylalanine--tRNA ligase subunit beta; this translates as MKATLSWINDYVDIKDISVKEFVDRMTVTGSKVERIESLGEDIQKVVTGKILKLDKHPDADRLQVSKVDVGDEVLQIVTGATNISVGDVVPIAKVGATLPGGVRINKGKLRGVESLGMMCSIGELGLSKEDYKDACEDGIFILNQNLPLGIDVKKILGLDETVIEFEITSNRVDCFSVLGLAREAAVAFDKVLEKPMINFTEVSEKASDVMSVDVLNTEYCKRYALRVIKNVTVSESPKWIKDRLKGAGIRPINNIVDVTNFVMLELGQPMHAFDLAKIDSNKIIVRDADPGEKIVTLDEVERTLDADTLVIADNEKALAIAGIMGGEYSGISSDTKDIVLECANFDGAKIRLASKKLGLRSDSSALFEKGLNIDNVLLAMDRATMLIADVAGGEILSGVLDSNDVPVVTKSMNIDCDRINRLLGTNIPDEQMFYILEKLEFAVDREAMRVTVPSFRSDIEGIADLAEEVARIYGYNNIKSTLLESVSPTVGGKNKSQKVEDRIKEVLLANGLYETLTYTFTGPKVFDKLNLDKDSKLRDVITISNPLGEDYSVMRTTPVPEMLESIGINYSKRNEKAHLFEVSKVFLWDDEKKSPVEKELVCIGMYEEVDFYVLKGIVEEIFDELKIRNYAFKPCDNCKIFHPGRCANVFINGQLVGTLGEIHPVVTKNYKCPERTYVAYIEKEKLVKNSVDREEYRKLPKFPAVARDISFKVSKDVMAGSVEDILRQRGGKILESFKLFDVYEGEQVGEGQKSMAYSLAFRASDRTLTDDDIDKSMKKIIDGLQRELKATLRD
- the pheS gene encoding phenylalanine--tRNA ligase subunit alpha, whose translation is MEAQLRELQKNAEEEIAVIDSLSALEDFRIKYLGKKGNLTLILRGMGKLTKEERPIVGGIANQVREYIENIIEKKSEILNEKELKEKLSKEKIDVTMPAKRNKRGNKHPLTKTIDEIKNIFIEMGYEIADGPEIETNYYNFDALNIPKDHPARDTQDTFYINDDFVLRTATSPVQIRIMENRKPPIKIISPGKVYRSDEVDATHSPIFHQIEGLVVDKNVTMGDLIGTIEVFAKKLFGEDTKIRLRPHYFPFTEPSAEFDVSCWNCKGEGCRTCKDEGFIEILGAGMVHPNVLKICGIDPNEYSGFAFGLGVERTTMGRYNIDDIRLFYENDVRFLEQF
- a CDS encoding fructose-1,6-bisphosphatase, with amino-acid sequence MEVFNMKLTDNDIKYLELLSKQYQTIEKASSELINLMAIQNLPKGTEYFISDIHGEYESFLHILKNASGEIKIKINELFKDRLSNKEMKTLATLIYYPEEKLRVIKEKEPDMNEFYKLTLNRLITLLRRVTLKYTRDFVQRQMGVSDYSYIIEELIYGGRGEKERELYMQSIITGIIEAGEADKFIVSLSELISNISVYHLHIIGDIFDRGIGGDIVMEALMKKRNLDIQWGNHDILWMGGAAGNCACIANIVRICTRYNNLNTLEIGYGISIRQLVTFALSVYKDDPCINFKPKSIDKDALYPTDVKALAKINKAITIIQFKLEGQLIKKHKHYEMDSLRLLHKINYEKGTVDIDGKEYQLNDSNFPTIDPKNPYKLTAEEEVVIEKLKKAFKRSEKLQHHVQFLFNKGGIYKCANNNLLFHGCVPMEPNGEFTLVKTSLGSARGREWFDYAEKIARQGYFGEEGHKDTERGIDFYWYLWCGYNSPLFGKKKITTFERCFINDEETWKEEKNPYYTLIDDENVVKGILKEFGLEDENAKIVNGHVPVKKGHNPVRANGRVFVIDGGFAKPYQKTTGIAGYTLIYNSYGFILAAHEPFESTEIAVREEKDIHSTMVVKEDITTRILNRDVDLGKKLSKKIEDLKKLLYAYRSGIINEK
- a CDS encoding ribonuclease HII codes for the protein MRVTKKSVEEYAKTLSIDDAIEYIKKSGLNNDALINKYLRKKAAYEKEVLRYNTMCQFENKLFDEEKILMIAGVDEAGRGPLAGPVVAGAVILNRGEFIEGINDSKKLSEKKREELFDKIMSRAVAVGVGIVDHKCIDDINILMATKLAMKKALDNLKVKPQYALIDAVTLDNISLRHAAIVKGDEKSVSIAAASIIAKVTRDRLMIEMDGKYPQYGFAKHKGYGTKEHIDAIKKFGASPIHRMTFIQKFLSNI
- the ylqF gene encoding ribosome biogenesis GTPase YlqF — encoded protein: MINEEKEKLSGINRNSINWFPGHMAKTKRILSESIRLVDVVIEILDARIPQSSKNPDIDGLIKNKPKVIVLNKSDLADMTVSKKWRSYFREKGQKVIFVDALKGTGIRELNKVIDDMMKEKVARDRAKGIIAKPVRSMVVGVPNVGKSAFINKIAGKKVAKTGDRPGVTRAKQWIRLNEKIELLDTPGILWPKFEDKEVGLKLAFTGAIKDEVYDTVDVAAILLERLLVTYPDLLKARYKLDDVENSKGYELLEIIAKKRGAIMSGGVVDYTRIASIILDELRGGKIGKISLEAPKFDMMGD
- a CDS encoding ATP-dependent Clp protease ATP-binding subunit, whose amino-acid sequence is MFGRYTEKAERALAYAQESAIIFGHPYVGTEHLLLGLIKEGTGVAAMVLKNQGVTEEAVLERIEEIIGQGDNVLNQPLGFTPRTKNILELSFKEARKMGKNAIGTEHLLLGILQEGENFALRILVTLNIDPQKLFTEIMRVLNGESMGASSGRKGADSSQTPTLNQFGRDLTEMASEGKFDPVVGREKEIERVVQILSRRTKNNPCLIGEPGVGKTAIAEGLAQQIISGNIPETLKDKRVVTLDLSSMVAGAKYRGEFEDRLKKAIAEIKNVGNVILFIDEIHTIVGAGAAEGAIDASNILKPSLARGEIQIIGATTINEYRKQIEKDSALERRFQPIIVGEPTQEESIVILKELRDKYEAHHKVKITDKAIEAAVKMSDRYITERFLPDKAIDLVDEAASKVRMVAFTAPPELKKIEEQIETLNKERDDAVLSQEFEQAAKIRDKLKELNEKLGKMKDEWKENSHNNTDEVTENEIAEVVSSWTGIPVNKLEEEESERLKNLEQVLHKRVIGQEEAVKAIAKAIRRGRVGLKDPKRPVGSFIFLGPTGVGKTELCKALAEAMFGDENSIIRVDMSEYMEKHSVSKLVGSPPGYVGFEDGGQLTEKIRRKPYSIVLFDEVEKAHPDLFNILLQILEDGRLTDSQGRTVDCRNTIIIMTSNVGARNIVEPKKLGFSTEGDAKAKNYKQMKDNVLGELKNTFKPEFLNRLDEIIVFHPLEEEHIKEIVTLMIDVLAKRMAQTGINIKITDEAKALLAKKGYEPRYGARPLRRVIQTLVEDKLAEEMLDQKIKEKDNVIIDVKDDEIILRVDK
- a CDS encoding protein arginine kinase → MSKWYIEDGPESDVVISTRIRSARNLKEYPFPVKMGKEQSEQVINLAYRTLGKEVEGTNFDFCNVTNISTIDKEALVEKHLISPNMLDSKVQNGVFLGDDEKISIMVNEEDHFRIQSMDAGFRIENCLSNLNRIEEYLESKLEFAFSPRYGYLTSCPTNLGTGIRVSVMMHLPALVMTEYIDKIIAGCSKVDFTVRGIYGENTSNIGNIFQISNQVTLGVTVDEIVGNTISVAKQVISYERNLRKELYASKSVELEDRIYRAYGIFTNARKISTEEGLKIVSDIRLGIDLGLINNIDKRLLNEIALNIKPANLQKVLGKELEYNKRDEMRANYIRQKINK